One part of the Eucalyptus grandis isolate ANBG69807.140 chromosome 10, ASM1654582v1, whole genome shotgun sequence genome encodes these proteins:
- the LOC104428929 gene encoding probable acyl-activating enzyme 18, peroxisomal — translation MGNPKSIGEVGVDDLVEAGLSREAAAELERTLRESVARARRSGTPSPGLELDPRGVWRELASAGALKPSHPHRVHQLVYYSVYSGWDASARGPPLYWFPSLSQSKETNLGRLMESHGRKLLGSSYKNPIMSFSLFQKFSVEHPDVYWSIVLNELSLSFHRPPSCILDTSDKSKPRGMWLPGAVFNIAECCLLPSQQQRRGDDSIALVWRDEGYDHMNVNRMTLKELREQVMLVANALDATFSKGDAIAIDMPMTVHAVIIYLAIVLGGFVVVSIADSFAPKEIASRLHISKAKGIFTQDFIQRGGWKFPLYSRVVEANPVKAIVLPVAGDSVGVKLREQDISWKAFLSQVDHVPRRHYYPAFYQSTDSVTNILFSSGTTGEPKAIPWTQLSPIRCGADSWAHMDVQAGDVLCWPTNLGWVMGPISLYSCFLAGATLALYHGSPLGRDFGKFVQDAGVTILGTVPSLVKTWKSTQCMEGLDWTKIRSFGSTGETSNVDDDLWLSSKSFYSPIIECCGGTELASSYIQGNHLQPQAFGAFSNASMTTGFVILDDHGVPRPDDQPCVGEVGLFPIYMGATDRLLNADHEEVYFKGMPTYKGVQLRRHGDIIKRTVGGYYIVQGRADDTMNLGGIKTSSVEIERVCDRADESILESAAISLAPSTGGPEQLVILVVLKKGCKAEPNDLKMKFSKAIQRNLNPLFKVSSVKIVAEFPRTASNKLLRRVLRDQMRQQLLAQSKL, via the exons atggGCAATCCGAAGAGCATCGGCGAGGTGGGCGTGGATGACCTGGTGGAGGCGGGCCTGTCCAGGGAAGCCGCCGCCGAGCTCGAGCGGACGCTCCGGGAGTCGGTGGCCCGAGCCCGGCGGTCCGGGACGCCGTCGCCGGGGCTCGAGCTCGACCCGAGGGGGGTGTGGAGAGAGCTGGCGAGCGCCGGGGCGTTGAAGCCGTCGCACCCGCACCGGGTGCATCAGCTGGTGTACTACTCGGTGTACTCCGGTTGGGACGCCTCCGCTCGGGGCCCTCCTCTCTACTGGTTCCCTTCTCT GTcccaatcgaaagaaacaaaCTTGGGCCGTCTCATGGAATCGCATGGCAGAAAGCTTCTGGGGTCATCATACAAGAATCCCATAATGAGCTTTAGCCTTTTTCAGAAATTCTCCGTGGAGCATCCTGAT GTCTACTGGTCGATAGTTCTTAATGAACTCTCACTTTCATTTCATCGTCCCCCAAGCTGCATTCTCGACACCAGTGACAAATCAAAGCCCCGGGGTATGTGGCTTCCGGGGGCGGTATTCAACATAGCTGAATGCTGTTTATTGCCCTCACAGCAACAGAGGAGAGGGGATGACAGCATAGCCTTAGTATGGAGAGATGAAGGCTATGATCACATGAATGTTAACCGTATGACACTAAAAGAGCTTCGAGAACAAGTAAT GTTGGTGGCAAATGCTCTGGACGCGACATTCTCAAAGGGAGACGCGATTGCAATCGACATGCCAATGACGGTCCATGCTGTTATCATATATTTGGCAATAGTACTTGGCGGATTTGTTGTTGTATCAATAGCTGACAGTTTCGCACCCAAGGAAATTGCAAGCCGTCTGCACATTTCCAAGGCAAAAGGAATCTTTACTCAG GATTTTATACAAAGAGGAGGCTGGAAGTTTCCATTGTATAG TCGAGTTGTGGAAGCTAATCCAGTGAAAGCGATTGTGCTCCCTGTGGCTGGAGATAGCGTGGGCGTGAAGTTGAGAGAGCAAGACATATCATGGAAAGCTTTTCTTTCGCAAGTGGATCATGTTCCAAG AAGGCATTATTACCCAGCCTTTTACCAAAGTACCGACTCTGTGACaaatattctcttttcttctggAACTACAG GAGAACCAAAAGCGATACCCTGGACTCAACTCTCGCCTATCCGATGTGGTGCTGATTCGTGGGCTCATATGGATGTTCAGGCTGGAGACGTGCTCTGCTGGCCTACAAACTTAGGGTGGGTCATGGGACCGATTTCACTCTACTCTTGCTTTCTAGCTGGTGCAACTCTCGCTCTTTACCATGGATCTCCACTAGGAcgtgattttggaaaatttgttcAG GATGCAGGAGTGACCATTTTGGGCACAGTACCAAGTTTAGTAAAAACATGGAAGAGCACGCAGTGTATGGAAGGACTCGATTGGACAAAGATcag GTCATTTGGCTCCACAGGGGAAACATCCAATGTCGACGACGACCTCTGGCTTTCTTCCAAGTCCTTCTATAGCCCCATTATAGAGTGTTGTGGTGGCACAGAGCTCGCATCATCTTACATTCAAGGAAATCATCTGCAGCCTCAAGCTTTTGGAGCATTTAGCAATGCTTCCATGACGACCGGCTTTGTCATCCTGGACGACCATGGAGTCCCTCGA CCAGATGATCAACCTTGTGTTGGCGAAGTGGGACTGTTCCCTATTTACATGGGTGCAACTGATAGGCTGCTCAATGCTGATCATGAGGAAGTTTACTTCAAGGGAATGCCAACATACAAGGGGGTG CAACTGAGGAGACATGGAGACATCATTAAGAGAACTGTTGGAGGGTACTATATTGTACAAGGGAGGGCCGATGACACAATGAACCTTGGTGGCATTAAG ACTAGTTCTGTTGAGATTGAGCGCGTCTGTGATAGAGCAGATGAATCTATACTAGAGAGTGCCGCAATAAGTCTAGCACCATCCACCGGCGGTCCAGAACAGTTGGTCATCCTTGTGGTGCTCAAGAAGGGGTGTAAGGCTGAACCGAATGATCTGAAGATGAAATTCTCGAAAGCCATCCAGCGAAACCTCAACCCTTTGTTCAAG GTAAGCTCTGTCAAGATTGTTGCCGAGTTCCCTCGAACGGCTTCTAACAAGCTACTGAGGAGAGTGTTGAGGGATCAGATGCGACAACAGCTCTTAGCGCAGAGTAAGCTGTAG
- the LOC104422313 gene encoding serine/arginine-rich SC35-like splicing factor SCL33 isoform X1, with protein sequence MRGRSYTPSPPRGYGRRGRSPSPRGRYVGRSRDMPTSLLVRNLRHDCRQEDLRRPFGQFGALKDIYLPRDYYTGEPRGFGFVQYVDPADAAEAKYHMDGYVLLGRELTVVFAEENRKKPTEMRARERVSSRDSSRGRNDRRRSPAGYSRSPPPRQARSRSRSRDYYSPPAKRRYSGSASPQEKRHGQEKSYSPRPSRERSYSRSPPINGSRSLSESPARGKSRSRSRSPPLEDYAREPNGDGTPSQ encoded by the exons ATGAGGGGAAGGAGCTACACCCCATCTCCCCCGAGGGGGTATGGCAGGAGAGGACGGAGCCCTAGTCCAAGGGGTCGTTATGTTGGTCGCAGCAGAGATATGCCTACTAGCCTTCTTGTTCGCAATCTTCGTCATGATTGcag GCAAGAAGATCTTCGAAGGCCATTTGGGCAGTTTGGTGCACTTAAGGACATTTATTTGCCCAGGGACTACTACACTGG AGAACCACGTGGTTTTGGTTTCGTCCAATATGTAGATCCTGCTGATGCTGCAGAGGCTAAGTACCATATGGATGGATATGTGCTTCTTGGTCGGGAGTTGACTGTTGTATTTGCAGAAGAGAATAGAAAGAAACCTACTGAAATGAGGGCGAGGGAGCGCGTAAG CAGCCGAGACAGCAGCCGAGGCAGAAATGATCGAAGACGGTCTCCGGCGGGATATTCCCGGTCTCCACCTCCTCGCCAAGCAAGATCTCGGTCCCGTAGTCGTGATTATTACTCCCCTCCTGCGAAAAGAAGGTACTCAGG atcTGCTTCACCTCAAGAGAAAAGGCACGGCCAAGAGAAGTCATACTCCCCACGTCCCAGTCGGGAGAGGTCATACTCACGATCCCCGCCTATCAATGGTTCCCGAAGCCTCAGTGAAAGTCCGGCCCGAGGCAAAAGCAGGAGCCGAAGCCGAAGCCCTCCTCTTGAAGACTATGCCAGGGAGCCAAATGGAGATGGGACTCCTAGTCAGTAA
- the LOC104422313 gene encoding serine/arginine-rich SC35-like splicing factor SCL33 isoform X2: MRGRSYTPSPPRGYGRRGRSPSPRGRYVGRSRDMPTSLLVRNLRHDCRQEDLRRPFGQFGALKDIYLPRDYYTGEPRGFGFVQYVDPADAAEAKYHMDGYVLLGRELTVVFAEENRKKPTEMRARERVSRDSSRGRNDRRRSPAGYSRSPPPRQARSRSRSRDYYSPPAKRRYSGSASPQEKRHGQEKSYSPRPSRERSYSRSPPINGSRSLSESPARGKSRSRSRSPPLEDYAREPNGDGTPSQ, from the exons ATGAGGGGAAGGAGCTACACCCCATCTCCCCCGAGGGGGTATGGCAGGAGAGGACGGAGCCCTAGTCCAAGGGGTCGTTATGTTGGTCGCAGCAGAGATATGCCTACTAGCCTTCTTGTTCGCAATCTTCGTCATGATTGcag GCAAGAAGATCTTCGAAGGCCATTTGGGCAGTTTGGTGCACTTAAGGACATTTATTTGCCCAGGGACTACTACACTGG AGAACCACGTGGTTTTGGTTTCGTCCAATATGTAGATCCTGCTGATGCTGCAGAGGCTAAGTACCATATGGATGGATATGTGCTTCTTGGTCGGGAGTTGACTGTTGTATTTGCAGAAGAGAATAGAAAGAAACCTACTGAAATGAGGGCGAGGGAGCGCGTAAG CCGAGACAGCAGCCGAGGCAGAAATGATCGAAGACGGTCTCCGGCGGGATATTCCCGGTCTCCACCTCCTCGCCAAGCAAGATCTCGGTCCCGTAGTCGTGATTATTACTCCCCTCCTGCGAAAAGAAGGTACTCAGG atcTGCTTCACCTCAAGAGAAAAGGCACGGCCAAGAGAAGTCATACTCCCCACGTCCCAGTCGGGAGAGGTCATACTCACGATCCCCGCCTATCAATGGTTCCCGAAGCCTCAGTGAAAGTCCGGCCCGAGGCAAAAGCAGGAGCCGAAGCCGAAGCCCTCCTCTTGAAGACTATGCCAGGGAGCCAAATGGAGATGGGACTCCTAGTCAGTAA
- the LOC104422313 gene encoding serine/arginine-rich SC35-like splicing factor SCL33 isoform X3 codes for MRGRSYTPSPPRGYGRRGRSPSPRGRYVGRSRDMPTSLLVRNLRHDCRQEDLRRPFGQFGALKDIYLPRDYYTGEPRGFGFVQYVDPADAAEAKYHMDGYVLLGRELTVVFAEENRKKPTEMRARERVSSRDSSRGRNDRRRSPAGYSRSPPPRQARSRSRSRDYYSPPAKRRSASPQEKRHGQEKSYSPRPSRERSYSRSPPINGSRSLSESPARGKSRSRSRSPPLEDYAREPNGDGTPSQ; via the exons ATGAGGGGAAGGAGCTACACCCCATCTCCCCCGAGGGGGTATGGCAGGAGAGGACGGAGCCCTAGTCCAAGGGGTCGTTATGTTGGTCGCAGCAGAGATATGCCTACTAGCCTTCTTGTTCGCAATCTTCGTCATGATTGcag GCAAGAAGATCTTCGAAGGCCATTTGGGCAGTTTGGTGCACTTAAGGACATTTATTTGCCCAGGGACTACTACACTGG AGAACCACGTGGTTTTGGTTTCGTCCAATATGTAGATCCTGCTGATGCTGCAGAGGCTAAGTACCATATGGATGGATATGTGCTTCTTGGTCGGGAGTTGACTGTTGTATTTGCAGAAGAGAATAGAAAGAAACCTACTGAAATGAGGGCGAGGGAGCGCGTAAG CAGCCGAGACAGCAGCCGAGGCAGAAATGATCGAAGACGGTCTCCGGCGGGATATTCCCGGTCTCCACCTCCTCGCCAAGCAAGATCTCGGTCCCGTAGTCGTGATTATTACTCCCCTCCTGCGAAAAGAAG atcTGCTTCACCTCAAGAGAAAAGGCACGGCCAAGAGAAGTCATACTCCCCACGTCCCAGTCGGGAGAGGTCATACTCACGATCCCCGCCTATCAATGGTTCCCGAAGCCTCAGTGAAAGTCCGGCCCGAGGCAAAAGCAGGAGCCGAAGCCGAAGCCCTCCTCTTGAAGACTATGCCAGGGAGCCAAATGGAGATGGGACTCCTAGTCAGTAA